A window of Rhinatrema bivittatum chromosome 2, aRhiBiv1.1, whole genome shotgun sequence contains these coding sequences:
- the LOC115083739 gene encoding uncharacterized protein LOC115083739 — MTSKKKPTDLRQFSYGTAAAELAQDGADLPSSAQAETADSGLGPSDSEGSGAASLASLLTREEARQWFIDLRADLKQHRSDLMASMAEIKEDLAAVGRRVDETETRIDGHGDAINSLIARQDISATGIEALQAKVEDLENRSRRNNLRIRGVPEDPEFADVAGTAALICKDILLQGGEGTSDHEGTHSAVQFERAHRALGPRRDQKPRDIVLSFTSFTLKERIYTLSRQMKDIQWRNLHISIYQDLAPVTLKKRFELREVTTALREKDIRYRWTFPFGLAFQVQGITHRITNITEATEAFHKAQLPITFHPLKPTDKTPARDTAPRWQRAGKGGKRLRRQPEEGHVPHVDQG; from the coding sequence ATGACATCCAAGAAAAAACCGACGGACCTCCGACAATTTTCTTATGGTACGGCCGCCGCGGAGCTCgctcaagatggcgccgaccTGCCGAGTTCAGCACAGGCAGAAACGGCAGACTCAGGCTTAGGGCCTAGCGATTCGGAGGGATCCGGAGCGGCGAGCCTCGCTTCTCTTCTCACCCGGGAGGAGGCCCGCCAGTGGTTCATCGACCTGCGGGCGGATTTAAAGCAGCACAGATCCGACCTCATGGCGTCTATGGCTGAAATAAAAGAAGACCTGGCAGCTGTGGGACGCCGCGTGGACGAAACGGAGACCCGGATAGACGGCCATGGAGACGCGATCAACTCCCTCATTGCCCGGCAGGACATTTCTGCAACCGGCATAGAAGCTCTTCAAGCTAAAGTTGAAGATTTAGAAAACCGGAGCAGACGAAATAATTTAAGGATCCGGGGGGTTCCAGAGGATCCGGAGTTTGCGGATGTGGCAGGCACGGCAGCCCTGATTTGTAAAGACATTTTGCTTCAAGGAGGTGAAGGCACATCTGACCACGAGGGCACACACTCTGCAGTGCAATTCGAGCGGGCACATCGCGCCCTGGGACCCCGCAGAGACCAAAAGCCAAGGGACATTGTCCTGAGTTTCACCAGCTTTACGTTGAAGGAGCGTATTTATACACTCTCCCGCCAAATGAAGGATATCCAGTGGCGCAATCTTCATATTTCCATTTACCAGGATCTTGCACCAGTCACGCTGAAGAAAAGGTTTGAGCTCAGGGAAGTTACTACAGCTCTACGGGAGAAGGACATCAGATACCGCTGGACTTTCCCTTTTGGATTGGCCTTTCAGGTTCAGGGGATAACCCATAGGATTACAAACATCACGGAGGCGACTGAGGCCTTCCATAAGGCCCAGCTGCCAATTACCTTTCACCCCCTCAAACCGACGGATAAGACCCCTGCCAGGGACACGGCACCTCGGTGGCAGCGAGCCGGAAAAGGGGGCAAAAGGCTTCGACGTCAGCCGGAGGAGGGCCATGTACCACACGTGGACCAGGGTTGA